A window of the Streptomyces sp. JB150 genome harbors these coding sequences:
- a CDS encoding N-6 DNA methylase: protein MLDAHKEQARGAGGVQDNATEVTAAGIARLAGVGRAAVSNWRRRHADFPKPVGGTETSPSFALAEVEAWLRRQGKLAEVPLRERVWQQLAGHPEGPVTALTHTGCALLLIHDRPTVWLELSAGSDERLAELLPVALEQVMAPRFGATAPHAARPGGSGEAAPLPSSGPVPSSGPLPPSVSFLPSVPLLRGAAELAAELGARQAFEFLLGRHLDANPRQYTLTPAELSRLMADLAGPARTVLDPACGTGALLRAAADRPDRELYAQDSAAELAALTAFRLALHTSSTVRAAGGDTLRADAYPELRADVVLCHPPFNERNWGHDELAYDPRWEYGFPARTESELAWVQHALARLRDGGTAVLLMPPAAASRRSGRRIRADLLRRGALRAVVALPVGAAPPYNIPLHLWVLRRPATTPAQPEVLLADAGQFATEGRGGPDWHAVRDAVLDAWRSFDRAGTLQERPGLARSVPVIELLDDDVDFSPARHLPPPTAADGAEQLTEVRTRLGETLRLTTDLTPPPVRPAQPARWPLTTVGELARGGALVLRTGGHGGHARVPVLTDHDVLAGTAPSGSLPESEEEAVLTRPGDVVVPVLGGGAVARVIDDATAGAALGRNLVLLRPDPAALDPWFLAGFLRGTANNRQASSYASTATRLDVRRLHLPRLPLEDQRRYGARFRALDEFERALRHASRLGEQLVRGMYDGLTDGTVTPD, encoded by the coding sequence ATGCTCGATGCACATAAGGAACAGGCGAGGGGAGCGGGCGGGGTGCAGGACAACGCGACAGAGGTGACCGCCGCCGGGATCGCCCGGCTCGCCGGCGTCGGCCGGGCCGCCGTCAGCAACTGGCGCCGCCGCCACGCCGACTTCCCGAAGCCGGTCGGCGGCACCGAGACCAGCCCCTCCTTCGCCCTCGCCGAGGTCGAGGCGTGGCTGCGCCGCCAGGGCAAACTCGCCGAGGTCCCGCTGCGCGAACGGGTCTGGCAGCAGCTCGCCGGACACCCCGAGGGGCCGGTCACCGCCCTCACCCACACCGGCTGCGCCCTGCTGCTCATCCACGACCGGCCCACCGTCTGGCTGGAGCTGAGCGCCGGCTCCGACGAACGGCTCGCGGAACTGCTGCCCGTGGCGCTGGAACAGGTGATGGCCCCGCGCTTCGGTGCCACCGCACCCCACGCGGCGCGCCCCGGCGGCAGCGGCGAGGCGGCCCCCCTTCCGTCCTCCGGGCCCGTCCCGTCCTCCGGGCCCCTCCCGCCTTCCGTGTCCTTCCTGCCCTCCGTGCCCCTCCTGCGCGGCGCCGCCGAGCTGGCCGCCGAGCTGGGCGCCCGGCAGGCCTTCGAGTTCCTGCTCGGCCGGCACCTCGACGCCAACCCGCGCCAGTACACGCTCACGCCCGCCGAACTGTCCCGCCTCATGGCCGACCTCGCCGGCCCCGCCCGCACCGTCCTCGACCCCGCCTGCGGCACCGGCGCCCTGCTGCGCGCCGCCGCCGACCGGCCCGACCGGGAGCTGTACGCGCAGGACAGCGCCGCCGAACTCGCCGCGCTCACCGCGTTCCGGCTCGCCCTGCACACCTCGTCCACCGTCCGCGCGGCCGGCGGCGACACCCTGCGCGCCGACGCCTACCCGGAGCTGCGCGCCGACGTCGTCCTGTGCCACCCGCCGTTCAACGAGCGCAACTGGGGCCACGACGAGCTGGCGTACGACCCGCGCTGGGAGTACGGCTTCCCGGCCCGCACCGAGTCCGAGCTGGCCTGGGTGCAGCACGCGCTGGCCCGGCTGCGCGACGGCGGCACGGCCGTGCTGCTCATGCCGCCCGCCGCCGCCTCCCGCCGCTCCGGCCGCCGCATCCGCGCGGACCTGCTGCGCCGCGGCGCGCTGCGCGCCGTCGTCGCGCTGCCGGTCGGCGCCGCACCGCCGTACAACATCCCCCTGCACCTGTGGGTGCTGCGCCGGCCCGCCACGACGCCCGCGCAGCCCGAGGTACTGCTCGCGGACGCCGGGCAGTTCGCCACCGAGGGGCGCGGCGGGCCCGACTGGCACGCCGTGCGGGACGCCGTCCTCGACGCCTGGCGGTCCTTCGACCGCGCGGGCACCCTCCAGGAGCGGCCGGGCCTCGCCCGGTCCGTGCCGGTCATCGAACTCCTCGACGACGACGTGGACTTCTCCCCGGCCCGCCACCTCCCGCCGCCCACGGCGGCCGACGGCGCCGAACAGCTCACGGAGGTGCGCACCCGCCTCGGCGAGACCCTGCGGCTGACCACCGACCTCACCCCGCCCCCGGTCCGGCCGGCGCAGCCCGCGCGGTGGCCGCTCACCACGGTCGGCGAACTCGCCCGCGGGGGCGCCCTGGTGCTGCGTACCGGCGGACACGGCGGCCACGCGCGCGTGCCCGTCCTCACCGACCACGACGTCCTCGCCGGCACGGCACCCTCCGGGAGCCTGCCCGAGAGCGAGGAGGAGGCGGTGCTGACCCGGCCCGGCGACGTCGTCGTGCCGGTGCTCGGCGGCGGCGCGGTGGCGCGCGTGATCGACGACGCGACCGCCGGCGCCGCCCTGGGGCGCAACCTCGTGCTGCTGCGCCCCGATCCGGCCGCCCTCGACCCCTGGTTCCTCGCCGGCTTCCTGCGCGGCACCGCCAACAACCGCCAGGCCAGCAGCTACGCCTCCACCGCCACCCGGCTCGACGTGCGCCGCCTGCACCTGCCCCGGCTGCCGCTGGAGGACCAACGGCGCTACGGCGCGCGCTTCCGCGCCCTCGACGAGTTCGAGCGGGCGCTGCGCCACGCGAGCCGGCTCGGGGAACAGCTCGTGCGCGGCATGTACGACGGTCTGACGGACGGCACGGTCACCCCGGACTGA
- the mfd gene encoding transcription-repair coupling factor, which produces MSLHGLLDAVVKDAALAEAIKAAADGNRTHVDLVGPPAARPFAIAALAREAGRPVLAVTATGREAEDLAAALRSLLPPDGVVEYPSWETLPHERLSPRSDTVGRRLAVLRRLAHPSPDDPETGPVSVVVAPVRSVLQPQVKGLGDLEPVALKSGQTADLNEVVEALAAAAYARVELVEKRGEFAVRGGILDVFPPTEEHPLRVEFWGDDVEEIRYFKVADQRSLEVAEHGLWAPPCRELLLTDEVRERAAALAEQHPELGELLGKIAEGIAVEGMESLAPVLVDDMELLLDVLPKGSMAVVCDPERVRTRASDLVATSQEFLQASWAATAGGGEAPIDVGAASLWSLADVRDRARELDMMWWSVSPFAADEELDADTLKLGMHAPETYRGDTAKALADTKGWLADGWRTVYVTEGHGPAARTAEVLGGEGIAARLEADLAEISPSVVHVACGSIEHGFVDPHLRLAVLTETDLSGQRAAGRDGTRMPARRRKTIDPLTLEPGDYIVHEQHGVGRYIEMVQRTVQGATREYLVVEYAPAKRGQPGDRLYIPTDQLEQITKYVGGEAPTLHRLGGADWTKTKARAKKAVKEIAADLIKLYSARMAAPGHAFGPDTPWQRELEDAFPYAETPDQLTTIAEVKEDMEKSVPMDRLICGDVGYGKTEIAVRAAFKAVQDGKQVAVLVPTTLLVQQHYGTFSERYAQFPVVVKALSRFQTDAEAKAVLEGLREGSVDVVIGTHRLFSSETKFKDLGLVIVDEEQRFGVEHKEQLKKLRANVDVLTMSATPIPRTLEMAVTGIREMSTITTPPEERHPVLTFVGPYEEKQIGAAIRRELLREGQVFYIHNRVESIDRAAARLREIVPEARIATAHGQMSESALEQVVVDFWEKKFDVLVSTTIVESGIDISNANTLIVERGDTFGLSQLHQLRGRVGRGRERGYAYFLYPPEKPLTETAHERLATIAQHTEMGAGMYVAMKDLEIRGAGNLLGGEQSGHIAGVGFDLYVRMVGEAVADYRRQLETGEIEEEPPLEVKIELPVDAHVPHDYAPGERLRLQAYRAIASANSEEDIKAVREELVDRYGKLPEPVENLLLVAGLRMLARACGVGEVVLQGTNIRFAPVELRESQELRLKRLYPGTVIKPSAHQVLVPRPKTAKIGGKPLVGRELLAWVGEFLTSVLGS; this is translated from the coding sequence ATGAGCCTGCACGGTCTGCTCGACGCCGTCGTCAAGGACGCCGCCCTCGCGGAAGCGATCAAGGCGGCCGCTGACGGCAACCGGACGCACGTCGACCTCGTCGGCCCCCCGGCGGCCCGCCCCTTCGCCATCGCCGCGCTGGCCCGCGAGGCCGGCCGCCCGGTGCTCGCCGTCACCGCGACCGGCCGGGAGGCGGAGGACCTGGCGGCGGCGCTGCGCTCGCTGCTGCCCCCGGACGGCGTGGTGGAGTACCCCTCCTGGGAGACCCTGCCGCACGAGCGGCTCTCCCCGCGCAGCGACACCGTCGGCCGCCGCCTCGCGGTGCTGCGCCGCCTGGCCCACCCCAGCCCCGACGACCCCGAGACCGGCCCGGTCTCCGTCGTCGTCGCCCCCGTGCGCTCCGTACTCCAGCCGCAGGTCAAGGGCCTCGGCGACCTGGAGCCGGTGGCGCTGAAGTCGGGACAGACGGCCGATCTGAACGAGGTCGTGGAAGCCCTCGCCGCCGCCGCGTACGCGCGCGTGGAGCTGGTCGAGAAGCGCGGCGAGTTCGCCGTGCGCGGTGGCATCCTCGACGTCTTCCCGCCCACCGAGGAACACCCCTTGCGCGTCGAGTTCTGGGGCGACGACGTCGAGGAGATCCGCTACTTCAAGGTCGCAGACCAGCGCTCCCTGGAGGTCGCCGAGCACGGCCTGTGGGCGCCGCCCTGCCGTGAGCTGCTCCTCACGGACGAGGTCCGCGAGCGGGCCGCCGCCCTCGCCGAGCAACACCCGGAGCTCGGCGAACTCCTCGGCAAGATCGCCGAGGGGATCGCCGTCGAGGGCATGGAGTCGCTGGCCCCGGTCCTGGTGGACGACATGGAGCTGCTGCTCGACGTGCTGCCCAAGGGCTCGATGGCCGTCGTCTGCGACCCGGAGCGGGTGCGCACGCGCGCCTCCGACCTGGTCGCCACCTCCCAGGAGTTCCTGCAGGCGTCCTGGGCGGCCACCGCGGGCGGCGGCGAGGCGCCCATCGACGTCGGCGCGGCCTCCCTGTGGTCCCTCGCCGACGTCCGCGACCGGGCCCGCGAGCTGGACATGATGTGGTGGTCGGTGTCGCCGTTCGCCGCCGACGAGGAGCTGGACGCCGACACCCTCAAGCTCGGCATGCACGCCCCGGAGACCTACCGCGGGGACACCGCCAAGGCGCTCGCCGACACCAAGGGCTGGCTGGCCGACGGCTGGCGCACGGTCTACGTCACCGAGGGCCACGGCCCGGCCGCCCGGACGGCCGAGGTGCTGGGCGGCGAGGGCATCGCCGCCCGTCTGGAGGCCGACCTCGCCGAGATCTCGCCGTCGGTCGTGCACGTGGCGTGCGGCTCCATCGAGCACGGCTTCGTCGACCCGCACCTGAGGCTGGCGGTACTCACCGAGACCGACCTGTCCGGGCAGCGGGCGGCCGGCCGGGACGGCACCCGCATGCCCGCGCGGCGCCGCAAGACCATCGACCCGCTCACCCTGGAGCCGGGCGACTACATCGTCCACGAGCAGCACGGCGTCGGCCGGTACATCGAGATGGTGCAGCGCACCGTCCAGGGCGCCACCCGCGAGTACCTGGTGGTGGAGTACGCCCCCGCCAAGCGCGGCCAGCCCGGCGACCGGCTGTACATCCCGACCGACCAGCTGGAGCAGATCACCAAGTACGTCGGCGGCGAGGCGCCCACCCTGCACCGCCTGGGCGGCGCGGACTGGACGAAGACCAAGGCGCGGGCGAAGAAGGCGGTCAAGGAGATCGCCGCCGACCTGATCAAGCTGTACAGCGCGCGGATGGCGGCCCCCGGGCACGCCTTCGGGCCGGACACGCCCTGGCAGCGCGAGCTGGAGGACGCCTTCCCCTACGCGGAGACCCCCGACCAGCTCACCACCATCGCCGAGGTCAAGGAGGACATGGAGAAGTCGGTCCCCATGGACCGCCTGATCTGCGGCGACGTCGGCTACGGCAAGACGGAGATCGCGGTGCGCGCCGCCTTCAAGGCCGTCCAGGACGGCAAGCAGGTCGCCGTGCTCGTCCCCACGACCCTGCTGGTGCAGCAGCACTACGGCACCTTCAGCGAGCGGTACGCGCAGTTCCCGGTGGTCGTGAAGGCCCTGTCCCGCTTCCAGACCGACGCGGAGGCCAAGGCGGTCCTGGAGGGCCTGCGCGAGGGCTCGGTGGACGTGGTCATCGGCACCCACCGCCTGTTCTCGTCGGAGACCAAGTTCAAGGACCTGGGCCTGGTCATCGTGGACGAGGAGCAGCGCTTCGGCGTCGAGCACAAGGAGCAGCTGAAGAAGCTGCGGGCCAACGTGGACGTGCTGACGATGTCGGCGACGCCGATCCCGCGCACCCTGGAGATGGCCGTGACCGGCATCCGCGAGATGTCCACGATCACCACCCCGCCGGAGGAGCGGCACCCGGTGCTCACCTTCGTCGGGCCGTACGAGGAGAAGCAGATCGGCGCGGCCATCCGCCGTGAGCTGCTGCGCGAGGGCCAGGTCTTCTACATCCACAACCGGGTCGAGTCGATCGACCGCGCGGCGGCCCGGCTGCGCGAGATCGTGCCCGAGGCGCGGATCGCGACCGCCCACGGCCAGATGTCGGAGTCGGCGCTGGAGCAGGTCGTGGTGGACTTCTGGGAGAAGAAGTTCGACGTGCTGGTGTCGACGACGATCGTGGAGTCGGGCATCGACATCTCCAACGCCAACACGCTGATCGTGGAGCGCGGCGACACCTTCGGCCTGTCCCAGCTGCACCAGCTGCGCGGCCGCGTCGGCCGGGGCCGCGAGCGCGGTTACGCGTACTTCCTGTACCCGCCGGAGAAGCCGCTGACGGAGACCGCGCACGAGCGGCTGGCGACGATCGCCCAGCACACCGAGATGGGTGCGGGCATGTACGTCGCGATGAAGGACCTGGAGATCCGGGGCGCCGGAAACCTGCTCGGCGGCGAGCAGTCCGGGCACATCGCGGGCGTCGGCTTCGACCTGTACGTGCGGATGGTCGGCGAGGCGGTCGCGGACTACCGCAGGCAGCTGGAGACCGGGGAGATCGAGGAGGAGCCGCCGCTCGAGGTCAAGATCGAGCTGCCGGTCGACGCGCACGTCCCGCACGACTACGCGCCGGGCGAGCGGCTGCGCCTGCAGGCCTACCGCGCCATCGCCTCCGCCAACTCGGAGGAGGACATCAAGGCGGTCCGCGAGGAACTGGTCGACCGCTACGGCAAGTTGCCGGAGCCGGTGGAGAACCTGCTGCTGGTGGCGGGGCTGCGGATGCTGGCGCGGGCGTGCGGCGTCGGCGAGGTCGTCCTGCAGGGCACCAACATCCGCTTCGCGCCGGTGGAGTTGCGCGAGTCGCAGGAGCTGCGGCTGAAGCGGCTGTATCCGGGCACGGTCATCAAGCCGTCCGCCCACCAGGTGCTGGTGCCCCGGCCGAAGACCGCGAAGATCGGCGGGAAGCCGCTGGTCGGCCGGGAACTGCTGGCGTGGGTCGGGGAGTTCCTGACGTCGGTGCTGGGGTCGTAG
- a CDS encoding serine/threonine-protein kinase, with protein sequence MATLLGQGGMGQVWTAYDRRLDRRVAVKLLRPDKVAGQEADELRRRFVRECRVTAQVDHPGLVTVHDAGSEGEELFLVMQYVDGADLSDHLAEHDPYPWQWAVAVAAQLCAVLSAVHAVPIVHRDLKPRNVMVKQDGTVTVLDLGVASVMDSDTTRLTHTGSPIGSPAYMAPEQAMGGAVGPYTDLYALGVLLHELLSGEVPFAGSTALGVLHRHLYEPPLPVRRIRPEVPEALESLVLRLLAKDPQHRPASAQEVYEELALLLPARGMPTGAPLDPTRPFVRPHAPWPDRPRTPAPQPAPVTPAVEKAGKPDVARAVDEVKRLLGEGRITQAVDILGAILPAAAEQHGEHSPVVRTLRKQYAATLMDDGQYRRALPELRRLADERAAEAGHADPQSLRFRHDAAQCLEQLGEPAAALAEYRALLPYYENQYVSGNPEQAHDVRRRIGHLLLALGDRAAAHDTLVRLLHDVERLGGPGHPLAAEVRRTLQWLGQVR encoded by the coding sequence CTGGCCACGCTCCTCGGGCAGGGCGGCATGGGCCAGGTCTGGACGGCCTACGACCGGCGGCTGGACCGGCGCGTGGCGGTGAAGCTGCTGCGCCCGGACAAGGTGGCCGGGCAGGAGGCCGACGAGCTGCGCCGCCGCTTCGTGCGCGAGTGCCGGGTGACCGCGCAGGTCGACCACCCGGGCCTGGTGACCGTGCACGACGCGGGCAGCGAGGGCGAGGAGCTGTTCCTCGTCATGCAGTACGTCGACGGCGCCGACCTCTCCGACCACCTCGCCGAGCACGACCCGTACCCGTGGCAGTGGGCGGTGGCGGTCGCCGCGCAGCTGTGCGCCGTCCTGAGCGCCGTGCACGCCGTGCCGATCGTGCACCGCGACCTCAAGCCGCGCAACGTGATGGTCAAGCAGGACGGCACGGTCACCGTCCTCGACCTCGGCGTCGCCTCCGTCATGGACAGCGACACCACCCGCCTGACGCACACCGGCTCCCCGATCGGCTCGCCCGCCTACATGGCGCCGGAGCAGGCGATGGGCGGCGCGGTCGGCCCGTACACCGACCTGTACGCGCTCGGCGTGCTGCTGCACGAACTGCTCAGTGGAGAGGTGCCGTTCGCGGGCTCGACGGCGCTCGGCGTGCTGCACCGCCATCTCTACGAGCCGCCGCTGCCCGTGCGCCGGATCCGCCCGGAGGTGCCCGAGGCCCTGGAGTCCCTGGTCCTGCGGCTGCTCGCCAAGGACCCGCAGCACCGGCCCGCCTCCGCGCAGGAGGTGTACGAGGAGCTGGCGCTGCTGCTGCCCGCGCGCGGGATGCCCACCGGTGCCCCCCTCGACCCCACGCGCCCGTTCGTGCGCCCGCACGCCCCCTGGCCGGACCGCCCGCGGACGCCCGCGCCCCAGCCCGCCCCCGTCACCCCGGCCGTCGAGAAGGCCGGGAAGCCGGACGTGGCCCGCGCGGTGGACGAGGTCAAGCGGCTGCTCGGCGAGGGCCGCATCACCCAGGCCGTGGACATCCTCGGCGCGATCCTGCCCGCCGCCGCCGAACAGCACGGCGAGCACTCCCCGGTCGTGCGCACCCTGCGCAAGCAGTACGCGGCGACCCTCATGGACGACGGGCAGTACCGGCGCGCGCTGCCCGAACTGCGCCGCCTCGCCGACGAACGCGCCGCCGAGGCCGGCCACGCCGACCCCCAGTCGCTGCGCTTCCGCCACGACGCCGCGCAGTGCCTGGAGCAGCTCGGCGAACCGGCGGCGGCGCTCGCCGAGTACCGGGCGCTGCTGCCGTACTACGAGAACCAGTACGTCTCCGGCAACCCGGAGCAGGCCCACGACGTGCGCCGCCGCATCGGCCACCTCCTGCTCGCCCTCGGCGACCGGGCCGCCGCCCACGACACCCTGGTCCGCCTGCTGCACGACGTGGAACGCCTCGGCGGGCCCGGCCACCCGCTCGCGGCGGAGGTGCGCCGCACCCTCCAGTGGCTGGGGCAGGTGCGCTAG
- a CDS encoding SurA N-terminal domain-containing protein codes for MHRRRRTALLLSAAIAAAPLLTACGNDARPGAAAVVGDERITVAQLENRVDEVRAAQRSAVADEAQYAQAIAKTGRLTRDTLHGMVLDRVLHRAARDAGVTVSRKEVQEMRSGLEQQVGGAKALETAWLQQYSVAPVRLDENLRLQLEAQKLAAKLGTDTSRPAFWKALSDTSQKLGVDLNPRYGSWDVEKSGRVDAKTPWVRDVTTAGQQQPA; via the coding sequence TTGCACCGCCGCCGTCGCACCGCGCTCCTGCTGTCCGCCGCGATCGCCGCGGCACCCCTCCTCACCGCCTGCGGAAACGATGCGCGTCCGGGCGCGGCGGCCGTCGTCGGGGACGAGCGGATCACCGTCGCGCAGCTGGAGAACCGCGTCGACGAGGTGCGCGCGGCCCAGCGCTCCGCGGTGGCCGACGAGGCGCAGTACGCGCAGGCCATCGCCAAGACCGGCCGCCTCACCCGCGACACCCTGCACGGCATGGTGCTGGACCGGGTGCTGCACCGGGCCGCGCGGGACGCGGGCGTCACCGTGTCCCGCAAGGAGGTCCAGGAGATGCGGTCCGGCCTGGAACAGCAGGTCGGCGGGGCGAAGGCGCTGGAGACGGCCTGGCTGCAGCAGTACAGCGTGGCGCCGGTGCGCCTGGACGAGAACCTGCGCCTCCAGCTGGAGGCGCAGAAGCTCGCCGCGAAGCTGGGCACCGACACCAGCCGGCCCGCCTTCTGGAAGGCCCTGTCCGACACGTCGCAGAAGCTCGGCGTCGACCTCAACCCGCGGTACGGCAGCTGGGACGTGGAGAAGAGCGGCCGCGTCGACGCGAAGACGCCGTGGGTGCGGGACGTCACGACGGCGGGGCAGCAGCAGCCGGCCTGA
- a CDS encoding HNH endonuclease family protein — protein MRPDRGGAAVLAAGVLLSVVTGCTGSSTGAGGPRETAGGGAALAAVESLPVKGRAPRTGYDRDRFGSPWADTDSNRCDTRDDILRRDLTGVRLGADRCEVASGTLDPDPYTGREVTYVRGRSRVDIDHVVALSDAWQKGAGQWDPSKRVAFANDPLNLLAVDAGTNRAKGDGDTATWLPPNRAYRCPYVAAQVAVKKKYGLWVTAAEKAAMRRVLSRCPEQRLPSGGTPTRAPERFHAD, from the coding sequence ATGAGGCCTGACAGGGGCGGGGCGGCGGTCCTCGCCGCGGGAGTGCTGCTGAGCGTCGTGACCGGCTGCACCGGGTCGTCGACGGGAGCGGGCGGACCGCGGGAGACGGCCGGCGGGGGAGCGGCCCTGGCGGCCGTGGAGTCGCTGCCCGTCAAGGGCCGGGCGCCGCGGACCGGCTACGACCGGGACCGCTTCGGCAGCCCCTGGGCCGACACCGACTCCAACCGCTGCGACACCCGCGACGACATCCTGCGCCGCGACCTGACCGGCGTCCGGCTCGGCGCGGACCGCTGCGAGGTCGCCTCCGGCACCCTCGACCCCGACCCCTACACCGGCCGGGAGGTCACCTACGTGCGCGGCCGCAGCCGGGTCGACATCGACCACGTCGTGGCCCTCTCCGACGCCTGGCAGAAGGGCGCCGGCCAGTGGGACCCGAGCAAGCGCGTCGCCTTCGCCAACGACCCGCTCAACCTCCTCGCCGTCGACGCCGGCACCAACCGCGCCAAGGGCGACGGCGACACCGCGACCTGGCTGCCGCCGAACAGGGCGTACCGGTGCCCGTACGTCGCCGCGCAGGTGGCGGTGAAGAAGAAGTACGGGCTGTGGGTGACCGCCGCCGAGAAGGCCGCGATGCGGCGGGTGCTCTCCCGCTGTCCGGAGCAGCGGCTGCCCTCGGGCGGCACCCCCACGAGGGCGCCCGAGCGGTTCCACGCCGACTGA
- a CDS encoding Rv0909 family putative TA system antitoxin, with product MGIFDRFKSHGSQGKAKKASDAMEQKINERTGKKYEDQVDQGQQRIEGQFGMDRGDRPDQQQ from the coding sequence ATGGGCATCTTCGACAGGTTCAAGAGCCACGGGTCGCAGGGCAAGGCCAAGAAGGCCTCCGACGCGATGGAACAGAAGATCAACGAGAGGACGGGCAAGAAGTACGAGGACCAGGTCGACCAGGGCCAGCAGAGGATCGAAGGCCAGTTCGGCATGGACCGCGGCGACCGGCCCGACCAGCAGCAGTAG
- a CDS encoding nucleoside triphosphate pyrophosphohydrolase yields the protein MNATSLEGAPDPTAPGRVVLLTTSHRVAPGLLSWPAWQALRAADRVLCADGAHPQLPYLREAGIAVDEAAPNAEELVDACAGGRTVVVVATGEGEPALTDGLARLAGSGRVRMPELELLPASYDLPGARLLDLVQVMDRLRAECPWTSQKTHKGLAKYAIEEAYELVEAIEDGDREELREELGDVLLQVVFHSRIAEEDPDAPFSIDDVAGGIVAKLIHRHPHVFGDETATTPEEVKEHWLRTKAEEKRRTSVTEGVPLHQPGLALAAKLAGRVRTAGLEVPLPPAEGIGYELLALAARAESEGTDPEAALRAAARAYRDAIVAYERAVKKEG from the coding sequence GTGAACGCAACCAGCCTCGAAGGCGCCCCGGACCCCACCGCCCCCGGCCGCGTCGTCCTGCTCACCACCAGCCACCGCGTCGCCCCCGGCCTGCTGTCCTGGCCCGCGTGGCAGGCGCTGCGCGCCGCCGACCGCGTGCTGTGCGCGGACGGGGCACACCCGCAGCTGCCGTATCTCCGCGAGGCCGGCATAGCGGTCGACGAGGCCGCTCCGAACGCCGAGGAACTGGTCGACGCCTGCGCCGGGGGCCGCACGGTGGTCGTCGTCGCCACCGGCGAGGGCGAGCCCGCACTGACCGACGGCCTGGCCCGGCTCGCCGGATCCGGCAGGGTCAGGATGCCCGAGCTGGAGCTGCTGCCCGCCTCCTACGACCTGCCCGGCGCCCGCCTCCTCGACCTCGTGCAGGTCATGGACCGCCTCCGCGCGGAGTGCCCCTGGACCTCCCAGAAGACCCACAAGGGCCTCGCCAAGTACGCCATCGAGGAGGCGTACGAGCTGGTCGAGGCGATCGAGGACGGCGACCGCGAGGAGCTGCGCGAGGAGCTGGGCGACGTCCTGCTCCAGGTCGTCTTCCACTCCCGGATCGCCGAGGAGGACCCGGACGCGCCGTTCTCCATCGACGACGTCGCCGGGGGCATCGTCGCCAAGCTGATCCACCGCCACCCGCACGTGTTCGGCGACGAGACCGCCACCACCCCCGAGGAGGTCAAGGAACACTGGCTGCGCACCAAGGCCGAGGAGAAGCGGCGCACGTCGGTGACCGAGGGCGTCCCCCTGCACCAGCCGGGCCTCGCCCTGGCCGCGAAGCTGGCCGGCCGGGTCCGCACGGCGGGCCTGGAGGTCCCCCTCCCGCCGGCCGAGGGCATCGGCTACGAACTCCTCGCCCTCGCGGCCCGCGCCGAATCCGAGGGCACCGACCCGGAGGCGGCCCTGCGGGCGGCTGCGCGGGCGTACCGGGACGCGATCGTCGCCTATGAGAGGGCAGTCAAGAAGGAGGGGTAG
- a CDS encoding N-acetyltransferase translates to MDWKVSTLAERPGMVERVVGMADSWPEFVTRDPVGWAHFPRIATELPQYVLFAEDERGEVVANACSVPFALAAEGRGELPDRGWDEVLLWAFTDLRRGVRPDTVSAISVSVAPHAQGLGLSAVMLAAMRDNARALGFREVVAPVRPSAKHLEPRTPMAEYARRVRPDGLPHDPWLRVHVRAGGTVHAVAPASMTVSGSLEQWRDWTGLPFDTAGDIEVPGALVPVRCEPERGYAVYVEPNVWLRHAL, encoded by the coding sequence ATGGACTGGAAGGTGTCGACCCTCGCCGAGCGTCCCGGCATGGTGGAGCGGGTCGTCGGGATGGCGGACAGCTGGCCGGAGTTCGTGACGCGCGACCCGGTGGGCTGGGCCCACTTCCCGCGCATCGCCACCGAACTGCCGCAGTACGTGCTGTTCGCCGAGGACGAGCGTGGCGAGGTCGTCGCGAACGCCTGCAGCGTGCCGTTCGCCCTCGCCGCCGAGGGCCGCGGCGAACTGCCCGATCGCGGCTGGGACGAGGTCCTGCTGTGGGCCTTCACGGACCTGCGCCGCGGCGTGCGGCCGGACACGGTGAGCGCGATCTCCGTCTCGGTCGCCCCGCACGCCCAGGGCCTCGGCCTGTCCGCGGTGATGCTCGCGGCGATGCGCGACAACGCCCGCGCCCTCGGCTTCCGCGAGGTCGTCGCCCCGGTCCGCCCGAGCGCCAAGCACCTGGAACCGCGCACCCCGATGGCGGAGTACGCCCGCCGGGTGCGCCCCGACGGGCTTCCGCACGACCCCTGGCTGCGGGTGCACGTGCGGGCCGGTGGCACCGTCCACGCGGTGGCACCGGCCTCGATGACCGTCTCCGGCTCGCTGGAGCAGTGGCGCGACTGGACCGGCCTGCCCTTCGACACCGCGGGCGACATCGAGGTGCCCGGCGCGCTGGTTCCGGTGCGGTGCGAGCCGGAGCGCGGGTACGCGGTGTACGTCGAGCCCAACGTGTGGCTGCGGCACGCGCTCTGA